A genomic segment from Malaclemys terrapin pileata isolate rMalTer1 chromosome 1, rMalTer1.hap1, whole genome shotgun sequence encodes:
- the LOC128830645 gene encoding uncharacterized protein LOC128830645 encodes MRFLGRAALLGPPKYDTLPRHETIKYSGIIALHSRAAYGPGLWRLSRSILSLSLSEILIRVMSPMVTCFELATSATVSQPSLASHSQRLAKIRHRKKRTREDMFSELMACSQAQAAQQTQWREKLTQMQQANMDWEERWRQEDQQATQTLLGLLREQTDTLRRLVDVLQERRQEDRAPLQSISNRPPPPPSPIPTSPKVQRRRGGRVPANSHSTPAESSSSRRLSFPQT; translated from the exons atgaggttcctggggagagcggccttattgggtcctccgaagtacgacacgttgccgcgccacgagactatcaagtactcgggaatcattgctctgcacagcagggcggcatacggccctggtctttggaggctttcccggagcattctctctctctcgctgtcagagatcctcatcagggtgatgtcgcccatggtgacctgctttgaattag ccacatctgcgactgtctcacaacctagcctggcatcacactcccagaggctagcgaagattaggcataggaagaagaggacacgggaggacatgttctctgaacttatggcctgttcccaagcccaggcagcacagcagacccagtggcgggagaaattgacccaaatgcagcaagcaaacatggattgggaggagaggtggcggcaggaagaccagcaggcgactcaaacgctgcttggactactgagggagcaaacagacacgctccggcgtcttgtggatgttctgcaggaacggaggcaggaggacagagccccgctgcagtccatctctaaccgccctcccccgccaccaagtcccatacccacctcacccaaagtgcaaagaaggagaggcggcagagtccctgctaactctcactccacccctgcagagagctctagtagcagaaggctctcattcccccaaacttga